One Bacillus carboniphilus genomic window carries:
- a CDS encoding VOC family protein: MINKIGKITVYVQDQEQAKDFWLNKMGFVLKFEQQMGPNAKWIEVGPSEDEFTTLILYSKSLMEKQNPSAVAHPSILFSTTDIESAYEKMKQNGVEVEEMMRMPYGTMFKFNDQDGNSFMLREDK, encoded by the coding sequence ATGATTAACAAAATTGGAAAAATCACTGTATATGTCCAAGATCAAGAACAAGCAAAAGACTTCTGGCTAAATAAAATGGGCTTTGTCCTTAAATTTGAACAACAGATGGGACCCAATGCTAAATGGATTGAAGTGGGACCTAGTGAAGATGAATTTACAACCTTAATCCTATATTCAAAGTCACTTATGGAAAAACAAAATCCTTCCGCAGTTGCGCACCCGTCTATTCTATTCAGCACAACCGATATTGAATCGGCCTATGAAAAAATGAAGCAAAATGGGGTTGAGGTAGAGGAAATGATGAGAATGCCGTATGGTACCATGTTTAAGTTCAATGACCAGGATGGCAATTCATTCATGTTACGAGAAGATAAATAA
- a CDS encoding cytochrome-c oxidase — protein sequence MGIRFLKIAVVYFFIAVCLGLTMGIIQDFSYTSVHAHLNLLGWVSMAIFGVIYSIYPTAAETKLAKGHFWLHNLGVPVMQGALFIEILTRNPGFTIGIILGSIMVVVGVLLFMINILTLKACQNIVTNKNVNM from the coding sequence ATGGGAATTCGCTTTTTGAAAATTGCAGTGGTCTATTTTTTTATTGCAGTCTGCCTTGGCCTAACGATGGGAATTATTCAAGATTTTTCATATACATCTGTTCATGCACACTTAAACTTACTAGGCTGGGTATCGATGGCAATCTTTGGGGTTATTTATTCGATTTATCCAACTGCTGCGGAAACGAAGCTAGCAAAAGGCCATTTCTGGCTACATAATCTCGGTGTTCCTGTGATGCAGGGAGCATTGTTCATTGAGATTTTGACACGAAATCCTGGATTCACAATTGGGATTATCCTCGGTTCCATTATGGTCGTCGTTGGTGTTCTGTTGTTTATGATTAACATTCTGACTCTGAAAGCCTGTCAAAATATCGTAACCAATAAGAACGTGAATATGTAA
- a CDS encoding DUF1259 domain-containing protein has product MAKKRNRNGNKNGNSNGNRISPEQHRRLCQEFARILDSTPVVINGVCTAVRSRENIRPTVLGREAESFMFVPQAFSFENIDSQGRAFNLGETVILQDEINPFISVLRRNGILVTAIHNHWLFDDPRLFYVHWESIDRPLDFARKTREALDVLTDKNVGTRSRGGRMWGRPNSDNGRAAELCDQFHRILGGDQSFEDGVCMVMQPRNDIRPTVLGRQARSFLLVPQMFAFESLSRDGTALCSGETVLLEEEFNPLATQLRRRGIKITAFHNHWLFDDPKLMYIHFVKIDDPIQFALDVRDSLRGLGGTRGQVRRPTQGKR; this is encoded by the coding sequence ATGGCGAAAAAGCGAAATAGAAACGGAAATAAAAACGGAAATAGTAATGGTAATAGAATTAGCCCAGAGCAGCATAGAAGACTGTGTCAGGAATTTGCTAGAATCCTAGATTCCACCCCAGTCGTTATCAACGGAGTATGTACCGCTGTTCGTTCTAGAGAAAACATTCGTCCAACGGTATTAGGACGTGAAGCTGAGTCCTTCATGTTCGTCCCACAAGCTTTTTCATTTGAAAATATCGACAGTCAGGGGAGAGCCTTTAATTTAGGAGAAACAGTAATTCTACAAGATGAAATCAATCCTTTTATCTCCGTTCTAAGAAGAAATGGAATTCTTGTTACAGCTATCCATAACCACTGGTTGTTTGATGATCCTCGCCTCTTTTATGTTCATTGGGAATCGATTGATCGACCGCTAGACTTTGCAAGAAAAACGAGAGAAGCCCTCGATGTACTTACTGATAAAAATGTAGGAACAAGATCGAGAGGAGGTAGGATGTGGGGAAGACCTAACTCAGATAATGGAAGAGCAGCAGAACTTTGCGATCAATTTCATCGGATCCTGGGTGGAGATCAATCCTTTGAAGATGGTGTATGTATGGTCATGCAACCTCGAAACGACATCCGCCCAACAGTTCTAGGTAGACAAGCTAGATCGTTCCTACTCGTTCCACAAATGTTTGCATTCGAATCCTTATCCCGTGACGGCACAGCTTTATGTAGTGGAGAAACTGTTCTACTCGAAGAAGAATTCAATCCACTAGCTACCCAACTACGTAGACGAGGTATCAAAATTACAGCCTTCCACAACCATTGGCTATTCGACGATCCAAAGCTCATGTACATTCACTTTGTAAAGATTGATGATCCCATTCAGTTTGCATTGGATGTGAGGGATTCGTTGAGGGGTTTAGGTGGGACAAGGGGACAGGTTCGCCGTCCCACCCAAGGGAAACGGTAG
- the yidC gene encoding membrane protein insertase YidC — MTKRIILFTFFLLSTITLTACQQTSEGGDGFFYSVFVNPFTQAIHGTAGIFGENYGFAIIAITILIRLILLPLMLKQYKKQQQMKVKMEQLKPEMQDIQEKIKKAETKEEQLKLQQQIMGLYQKHGVNPLNMGCLPILIQMPILMGFYYAIRSSHEIATHTFLWFNLGQPDIWITAIAGIVYFLQAKVTQSTLPEEQRKQMKLMGMISPIIIVVISLNAPAALPLYWAVGGVFLIIQSLVGRKLYPPIHETASVKG, encoded by the coding sequence ATGACAAAAAGGATTATTTTGTTTACATTTTTTTTACTGAGCACCATTACTCTCACAGCATGTCAACAAACGAGTGAGGGTGGAGATGGTTTTTTTTATAGTGTTTTTGTTAATCCATTTACTCAAGCCATTCATGGTACCGCAGGGATTTTTGGTGAAAACTACGGTTTTGCTATCATTGCGATTACCATTTTGATTCGACTTATCTTACTTCCGCTGATGTTGAAGCAATATAAAAAACAGCAGCAGATGAAAGTGAAAATGGAGCAGTTAAAGCCTGAAATGCAAGACATTCAAGAAAAGATAAAAAAGGCTGAAACGAAAGAAGAACAATTAAAGCTTCAACAACAAATAATGGGATTGTATCAAAAACATGGAGTCAATCCTTTGAATATGGGATGTTTACCGATTTTAATCCAAATGCCGATTCTGATGGGATTCTATTATGCCATTCGAAGTTCCCATGAAATTGCAACCCATACGTTTCTTTGGTTCAACTTAGGACAGCCTGACATTTGGATTACAGCGATTGCAGGAATTGTATACTTCCTCCAAGCTAAGGTTACGCAATCCACTTTACCTGAAGAGCAAAGAAAGCAAATGAAACTGATGGGAATGATTTCACCTATCATTATTGTGGTGATTTCACTTAATGCGCCTGCAGCTCTTCCATTGTACTGGGCGGTTGGTGGCGTCTTCTTAATCATACAATCATTGGTTGGTCGAAAGCTGTATCCGCCAATACATGAGACGGCTTCAGTGAAAGGGTAA